The Bifidobacterium animalis subsp. animalis ATCC 25527 genomic interval GCAAAATCGCCTTCGATGGTGCGTTGAAAATCTGTGACATGGTTCTACTTTAGAACGAGCGGGCTGAAAAATCACTGAGCTCACGAAAGAATTCGGAATATGTCTACACATTGCCGGTTTCCCAGTGTCGATCTTGTGCTGTTGGGCGCCGCTGCTGGGTTGCGTTGGTGGACTGCATGCCTGTGCGCGCGTCCCTCTGCGTAAACTCCCTTTGTGTAAGTTCCCCCTTGCGTAAGCCTCCTTTGCGTAACCGCCTCTGCGTAAAAAGGGACAGATTGGTGGTCCGTTTTGTCCCTTTTTACGTAGAGGGGTAGAGGGAGAGTGGGAATCCTGGAGAAGGTGGGATGGTGCAGGCTGCCCCGTCTGCGTAAAAGGGGACGTATCGACGAGCTGCATTGCCTCCTTTTACGTAGAAGGAGGGTGAGGGTTCCGAGGAAGCTGGGGTGCAGGCTGCTTCCTCTGCGTAAAAGGAGACGTGTCGACGAGCTGCGTTGTCCCCTTTTACGCAGGGGCGCTCAGGGGGCGTTGAGGTCTGCGCGGGAGATTGTTGGATATTGCGGCTTGCCCTTCGCACAGCAAAACACCATGGTACATTCGCGAGCTTCGTATGTTCGTGGAAATGTGAGATTTTCGGCGAACAGTGAGCGACACGCCGAAGTATTGCCGCTGTATTTGAGCGATTGAACATCTAGGCGGCTGAAGCGAACAGAATATGCGATTTTCTCTGTGAGATTCTTCGTTGAAATGAACACGGAAAGATAAAAAGAGCACATATGTTCAGATTGTGACGCATGGGCGATTTCGATTTGCGTAATTCTAAATTCCGAGCATAATTGCAAGTACAAGGACAACCGAAGAGCAGACCCACAAAAGTAGATGATCAGCAAGATTATTACGTTGGGCGGGCATTGGAAAGACTTACCGTTACAACGATGAGGTTGTGCAGAGATTCTGCTTCGTTGGACTTGGAAAAGAGACCCACCTCGTGTGGGTCTCTTTTTTATTTCATGAAAAAACGCCTTTGTTTTGGAATAGTTCTTGACAAGTAGTCTGCGGCGGTGTATGTGACTCGGCAGCGCCGCGTTATCCACATGCCCGGCGACCCGCGATGTGGATAACGCGTTCTCCGACCACAATGCCCCGTCAAGATTGAACCGGCTGCGGAACCCACGTTCAATGCAACTATGACTATGCAGATCAGTGTTGGGGCGCCGCATACCGAGCGCCATGGGTGGTCGTTCCATCGGCCACAGGTAATGAACGGGGCATGCGCGCGCGATGTGCGCATGCGTGACGCGCGCACATGCAGGCCGTGGCAGGCGGAGTCTGCACGCAGGGTGCCGGCATACCAGCCAGTGCACGCGATGGCGGAGCCTGCGTGCTCTCCGCAGCTGTCGCCGCCCGCGCGCCGAACCCATGCGGGGGCGCAGCCTGCACGCATGCCGGTGTGTGCAACGCAGGCGCCGTGCGAGAACGTGATCACGCTGTCCGGTGCGAGTGGCGGTGCAGGAACGACCACGTTGGCCGCCATGCTGACCCGCGAATTGGCGAAACGGGAGAACGACTGCGCAATCGTGGACGCCGACGTGCGCGCGGGAGGCGGCGGGCTCGACGTGCTGCTCGGGATCGAACATGAGTCCGGGTCGCGGTGGCATGACATTCATGCGCCACTCGGCGAGCTCGATGGCGAGGCATTGCGCCGCAGATTGCCGCATTGGGACGGCGTGGGCGTGCTCGCATACAACTGCTGGGTGCAGGAGGAGCCGGCGTGGTTCGAGATGCAGGCGGCACTGCAGTCGCTGGCACAGGTGAGCGATGCCGTGGTGGTCGATGCCGGTCATGGCTTGGAGATCGAGCATGTGCCCGCATTGGTGGAGGCTTCGCACATCGTGGTGGCGGAACTCACCGTGCTGGGATTGGCGCGTGCCAAGGCGCACATCGAATGGCTGCGTCGCAATGGCGAGCGCAATGCGGCGCGTGCGCAGGAGCCGCCGCGGCCGGGGGAGGAGTGGAAGCCGATTGTGGGCGTGCCGGGGCATGTGATCGGCGTGCTGTGCGTGGAGCCGCCTGCGGTTGCGAAGGGCCGTGGGGCGGTGTCGTTGGAGGAGGCGCGCAAATACTTGCAGATGGAGCATATGGAGTGCGAGCTGATGGGCCCGGTTCGTTCCGATGCCAGACTCTGTGGCGACATTCTGGAGGGCTTGGGAATTCGGCGCGTGCATCGGCGCAATGCGCGCGTGCTCGGCGATGTGGCCGAGATGGTGGAGCGTGCGTGCGGCATAGGAGGCAGATGATGTGGCAGATTGTAGGGCCGAACGGGGTGACGAACGCAACCGCTGGCGTGGCGGTTCCACTTCCCGAGGCGCCGGCGCCTCCGGCTACGGCGCCTCGTCATGCCGGTGTGGGCGCCACTGTGGGTGCCGCTGCGCACCATGCTGTGCGTGCCGTGACGGCCGTGGACGCTGTTCGCCCGGTGAACTTCGGCCCGCTGAAACAGCTGGCTGCGGATCCGCGCGTCACCGACATTCTGGTGACCTGCGACGGTGCCGTGTGGGTGGAGCGTGGGCTTGGCATAGAGCTCGAGCATCCGTCCATTCCGCTGGATTCGCCTGCCGTGGTGCGTCGTCTGGCCGTGCATCTGTGTGCGCAATTGGGTGAGCGGCTCGACGACGCCCGTCCCATAGCCGATGCGAGCGGCGCTGACGGCACGCGTGTGCATGCGGTGATTGCGCCGGTGGTGCCGTATGGCGCGTCGATTTCGATTCGTCTGCCCTCCCGCATGAGCGCGACCATGGATGCATTGCAGCAGGCTGGTTGCTGGCCTGCGCAATGGCGCCCGATCTTGGACCGCCTGGTGCTGGCCCGCGCCAACATTCTCATCACCGGCAGCACCGGCTCGGGCAAGACGACGTTGCTCAAGGCGCTGTTGCTCAATTGCCGCGCATCCGAACGCATTGTGCTCGTCGAGGAGGTTCGCGAGCTGCAGGGGCTCGGTGACCTCAACACGGTTTCACTCTGCGCGCGAGCCAAGAACGTGGAGGGTGCCGGCGAGGTGACGATGGGTGATCTGGTGCGTTCCACGCTGCGTATGTACCCGACCCGCGTGGTGGTGGGCGAATGCCGTGGCGAGGAGGTGATCGACCTGATGCGCGTGCTCAACTCCGGCCATTGCGGCGGCATGAGCACACTGCACGCCAACGGGGTGAGCCGTGTGCCCGGGCGTCTGATCTCGCTGGGACTGCTCGCGCATGTTGAGCCGAATACCATGGCGGGTCTGGCCGACGGGGCCTTCGACGTGGTGCTTCACATGGAAAGGCGCCCCGGCAAACGGTACTTGGCGCAGATCGGCATTCTGTGCACGGTGGAAGGCAGACTCGTCGGCCGCACGGTGTGCTCGTGGGATGGCCGTGGCGAGCCTGTCGCCGGCGAGGCATGGCGGCCGTTCGCCGAACGTTGGGGCACCAAGCGGGCGCCGGAACGAAGGTGAGACGAATGGCATTCGTGGCTGCGCTCGCGACGGCGCTGAGTGTGCTGTTGATGATATGGGCCGCTCCTGCGGCGGTCTCATGGCGCCTGCAGACGGTGGGATCGGGCGTGGCTGGTCATGTGCGTGAGCCGGCATGCGGCACCAGCGTCATGCTCTCGTCGATCATCGCGTCGCTGCAGGCCGGTGCCGCGTTGGAGCCCGCACTTGAACGCGCGTATGACTCGGTGTGCGCGCCGCGAGTGGGAAGTGGCCATGCGCACCATGTGCGTGCCCCTACTGTGGCTGGAGCTGGGCATGCCGCAGGCGTGTATGCCGTTTGCGATGGCGAGGGCAATGTGGATGCAGCGCAGATGGCACGCCTGTTCGCAGCCTGCAGACTGCCCCATGAGCGCGCCTCCCACTGCACGCAGGTGGCCTGTGGGGTCGCCGTGGCCAGTGCGGTGAGCCTGGAACTGGGGTGCCCGGCCGCGCGCTGCATCGAAGCGGTGCGCGCAGGCTATTTGCGTGCCCGTCTGCAAGACGATTTGCGCGCGAATGCCTTCGCGATGCCCAAATCCACGGCGCGCATGCTGCTCGCGCTGCCGGCGGTGGTGGTGTTCCTGGGAGAGCTGCTCGGCGCGGATCCGTTGGGCATGCTGTTCGGCTCGGCACAGGGGCTCGCCATGCTGTGCTTGGGCACGATTTGTTATGTGGGCGGACTGCTGTGGATGCATCGCCTGCTTGCCTCGGACGGGTAGCCCTATGGCTGGATTCTGGGTGTGGTGTGCCGCGGTGTGCGCGGCGCTCGCCTCCACCTTGCATATGGTTAGGAGCGAGCGGATTGCTGCACGTCGGTTGCGCGAGCTTGACGGGCTGGAGCGCTCGCAGATTGCACTGGCGGGGCGCGGCAATGCCTTGCAGCGGCGATTGCTCGAGGTATGCCCCGGCTGGGAGCCGTCTCCTACGTTGCTGTTGCAACTGCTTGAGGCGGCGATTGCTCAGGGCGTCGCGATCCCTCGGGCATTGGAGTGCATTGGCGCATGCTGCGGCGGCGCATGCGCGCAGGTGTTGAGGCACGTCTCCGCCGCACTGCTGCGTGGCGTGTGCTGGGATGAGGCGTGGGCCGTGTTGGAGCATGATGGTTCCTCCCCGGCTTCCTCGGCATTGGGATTGGCATGCCGCACATTGCGTGCCGCTTGGGAGGATGGCGTCTCGCCGCTGCCGCAGATTCATGCGGCCATTGAGCAGATGGACGGCAGCGAACGCGCGCGGATTGAGCAACGGGCGTCGCGATTGTCGGTGCGGTTGCTGCTGCCTATGGGACTGTGCCTGCTGCCGGCGTTCCTGCTCATCGCGGTGGTGCCGACGATCATGTCATTCATGCGTATGTGAGGCGGGTGCGTGGCGGTTATCCACATTGCCGGCGACCCGCAATGTGGATAACGGTGAAGTTATCCACATGCGTCCGTCCGGCTTTACACCGAATATTGGCCGCCGCATAGTGGAATCATCTGGGAGACCAGATGGGAAACACAACATACAGGCCAAGGAAACAGGCAAGGAGAGATATGGAACACAATGAGGTGATCCTGTTCGAACACAGGAGGTATGGCGTGGGTGAACGCATCAATGCGGCTTCGGACCGGCTGCTGCGGGAGCAGGTCGGTTTGGAGGCGAAATGGCGGGCACTCATGGCCCAGCCGGAGGAGGGCGCGGCAACCGCCGAATACGCGGTGGTGCTCGTTGCGGCGACCGGATTCGCCGCCGTGCTGGTGGCGCTCATGAAATCCGACACGGTGAAGACGCTGCTCACGAACATCGTGAAGAAAGCGCTGAGCGTGTGATGCCATGAGCGGCCATGCATTCGGGCATGCGTTGCGCCACCTGCAGCGCGATGACGAGGGGGCGGCCACCGCGGAATTCGCGGTGGTGCTCCCGGTCATCGTGGTGCTGGCGGCCTTGCTGCTCTATTTGGGCCGGGCGTCCGTTGTATCGGTTGGCTGCCAGGATGCGGCGGCCAACGCCGCACGGGCGCTGATGGTGGCAGGGAATGCCTTGGAATCGGGCTCGCAGGCCGTGGCCCAGACCGCTGCGGGCGATGGCGTTCGCATACAGGTGCGCACCGCCGGCAACGGGTTCGAGGTGATCGCCCACTGTGCGGTGGTGGCCGACCCCTGGGGCGTTGTACCGAGAACGGTGACGGGGCGTGCGCATGGCATATGGCAGGAGGAGTCATGAGGAGCATAGCGAGTCGACCCCCGCGCGGCCTGCTGGCGCACGATGCCGGCAACGCCTCGATGGGTGCGGTCGGCATGGTGTTCGTGGTGGCCGTGTTGCTGTGCACCATCGCGGCCGGAGCCAGAATCGCCATGGCCAAGGCGCAGGCGCGCACCGCAGCCGATATGGCGGCATTGGCTGCCGCCGACGCCTATTGGAACGAGGATGTCGCCGATCCTTGTGGCATCGGCTCTGCCGTGGCGCGCAACAATGCGGGAGCCGCGGAATCATGCGAGGTGATCGACATGGATGTGGCCATGGAGGTCAGCACCGCGACAGGCGTGCCGTTCGTGGAACGGGTGAGCGCACGCGCGCGTGCCGGACCACGGCAATGCGATGAGGTCGACGCAACACGCGGCGCATCGCAACCGTGATGCCGGGGCATCATTGCCGAGTGGATTTTGATGCCCCTCACGCGCTAGGTTATATAGCACATCGGTATGCGGCGCGAGACCGCCATGCACTGCTCCGGCAGGCATGCCGGCCACTCGGGCATACGCATTGCACACAGACGGGATTGACATGGCATTGGCGTTGTATCGCAGGTATAGGCCCGACACCTTCGAAGGGGTGATCGGGCAGGACCAGGTTACCGTGCCCCTCATGCACGCCTTGGATGAGAACAAGCTCACCCACGCATACCTGTTCTCCGGGCCGCGAGGATGCGGTAAAACGAGTTCCGCACGCATTCTGGCACGGTGCATCAACTGTGTGAAGGGCCCCACCTCGCACCCGTGCGGCGAATGCGACAGCTGCAGGGACCTGGCGACCGGGGGACCCGGCTCGATCGACGTGGTGGAGATTGACGCGGCGAGCCACAACAGCGTGGACGACGCCCGCGAACTGAGGGAGAGGGCCGGGTTCGCCCCGGTGCGTGACCGCTACAAGATCTTCATTCTCGACGAGGCGCACATGGTGACCCCGCAGGGCTTCAACGCGCTCCTCAAGATCGTGGAGGAGCCGCCGGAGCACCTCATGTTCATCTTCGCCACCACCGAGCCGGACAAGGTGATCGGCACCATACGCTCACGCACCCACCACTATCCGTTCCGTCTGGTGCCTCCTGAGATCATGACCCCGTATTTGGAGCATGTGTGCGAGCAGGAGCACATCGAGACCGAGCCCGGTGTGCTCAGGCTCGTCACGCGTGCGGGCGGCGGGTCGGTGCGAGACACGCTTTCGGTGCTCGACCAGCTCATGGGCGGCTGTGTGGATAACGACATCACCTACGACTCCACCGTGGCGTTGCTTGGTTTCACGCCGGACGCACTGCTCG includes:
- a CDS encoding septum formation initiator, producing the protein MTMQISVGAPHTERHGWSFHRPQVMNGACARDVRMRDARTCRPWQAESARRVPAYQPVHAMAEPACSPQLSPPARRTHAGAQPARMPVCATQAPCENVITLSGASGGAGTTTLAAMLTRELAKRENDCAIVDADVRAGGGGLDVLLGIEHESGSRWHDIHAPLGELDGEALRRRLPHWDGVGVLAYNCWVQEEPAWFEMQAALQSLAQVSDAVVVDAGHGLEIEHVPALVEASHIVVAELTVLGLARAKAHIEWLRRNGERNAARAQEPPRPGEEWKPIVGVPGHVIGVLCVEPPAVAKGRGAVSLEEARKYLQMEHMECELMGPVRSDARLCGDILEGLGIRRVHRRNARVLGDVAEMVERACGIGGR
- a CDS encoding CpaF family protein, with the translated sequence MMWQIVGPNGVTNATAGVAVPLPEAPAPPATAPRHAGVGATVGAAAHHAVRAVTAVDAVRPVNFGPLKQLAADPRVTDILVTCDGAVWVERGLGIELEHPSIPLDSPAVVRRLAVHLCAQLGERLDDARPIADASGADGTRVHAVIAPVVPYGASISIRLPSRMSATMDALQQAGCWPAQWRPILDRLVLARANILITGSTGSGKTTLLKALLLNCRASERIVLVEEVRELQGLGDLNTVSLCARAKNVEGAGEVTMGDLVRSTLRMYPTRVVVGECRGEEVIDLMRVLNSGHCGGMSTLHANGVSRVPGRLISLGLLAHVEPNTMAGLADGAFDVVLHMERRPGKRYLAQIGILCTVEGRLVGRTVCSWDGRGEPVAGEAWRPFAERWGTKRAPERR
- a CDS encoding type II secretion system F family protein, encoding MAFVAALATALSVLLMIWAAPAAVSWRLQTVGSGVAGHVREPACGTSVMLSSIIASLQAGAALEPALERAYDSVCAPRVGSGHAHHVRAPTVAGAGHAAGVYAVCDGEGNVDAAQMARLFAACRLPHERASHCTQVACGVAVASAVSLELGCPAARCIEAVRAGYLRARLQDDLRANAFAMPKSTARMLLALPAVVVFLGELLGADPLGMLFGSAQGLAMLCLGTICYVGGLLWMHRLLASDG
- a CDS encoding type II secretion system F family protein — protein: MAGFWVWCAAVCAALASTLHMVRSERIAARRLRELDGLERSQIALAGRGNALQRRLLEVCPGWEPSPTLLLQLLEAAIAQGVAIPRALECIGACCGGACAQVLRHVSAALLRGVCWDEAWAVLEHDGSSPASSALGLACRTLRAAWEDGVSPLPQIHAAIEQMDGSERARIEQRASRLSVRLLLPMGLCLLPAFLLIAVVPTIMSFMRM
- a CDS encoding DUF4244 domain-containing protein, encoding MEHNEVILFEHRRYGVGERINAASDRLLREQVGLEAKWRALMAQPEEGAATAEYAVVLVAATGFAAVLVALMKSDTVKTLLTNIVKKALSV
- a CDS encoding TadE/TadG family type IV pilus assembly protein; protein product: MSGHAFGHALRHLQRDDEGAATAEFAVVLPVIVVLAALLLYLGRASVVSVGCQDAAANAARALMVAGNALESGSQAVAQTAAGDGVRIQVRTAGNGFEVIAHCAVVADPWGVVPRTVTGRAHGIWQEES
- a CDS encoding Rv3654c family TadE-like protein encodes the protein MRSIASRPPRGLLAHDAGNASMGAVGMVFVVAVLLCTIAAGARIAMAKAQARTAADMAALAAADAYWNEDVADPCGIGSAVARNNAGAAESCEVIDMDVAMEVSTATGVPFVERVSARARAGPRQCDEVDATRGASQP